Sequence from the Pseudomonas sp. LS.1a genome:
CAAGGCGACCTGGCCTTGCAGATCACCGCACTCCCGCGCGAGACCAACGGGTTTGGCGACATCTTCGGCGGCTGGCTGGTCGCCCAGATGGACCTGGCCGGCACCGCCATGGCCAGCCGTGTCGCCGGCGGCCGCGTGGCCACCGTAGCCATCGACCGCATGGCCTTTCTGGTACCGGTCGCCGTCGGCGCGCAGCTGTCGTTCTATACCCAGACCCTGGAAATCGGCCGCAGCTCGATCCAGATGATGGTCGAAGTGTGGAGCGACGACCCGCTGTCCAGCGAATGGCGCAAGGTCACCGAAGCCGTGTTCGTCTTCGTCGCCATCGACGGCAGTGGCCGCACCCGCTCCGTACCTCGTCGCTGAGCCACGCCGGCGGTAAACTCATTGCATGTGCCCGGGTCCAAGGCCCACTGGCAATCAATGAGATAAATGCAATGGCTACCTTCCAGGTCGTAACCGAGCAACATGGCGAACTCAACTGCTGGCGTATCAGCAGCGACCACGCCGAACTGTTGATCGCCCAGCAGGGCGCGCAGATCCTCAGCTACCAGCGCGTTGGCCAGCCACCGCTGCTGTGGCTGAGCGACCAGGCCATCTTCCGTCAGGGCAAGTCGGTACGCGCCGGTGTGCCGGTGTGCTGGCCGTGGTTCGGCAATCTGCAGCGCAACCCCCAGGCCGTGCAGGCCATGTACCGCGGCGAGCAGGCACCTGCCCACGGCTTGGCGCGCGCGCGCGACTGGCAATTGCTGGGTATCGAGGAAGCAGGTGATGGCCTGCGCATCGAATTCGAACTGCCAGAAGCGCAGGGTGACCTGCCTGGCTGGCCTCATGACGTCGAGCTGAAGCTGGTAGTGGAGCTGGGCGAGGACCTGCTGCTGAACCTGACCAGCCGCAACATGGGCAATACCCCCGTTACCATCAGCCAGGCCCTGCACAGCTACTTCGCGGTCAGTGACGTGCGCCAGGCGCGGGTCGAAGGGGTCGAAGGGCTGGGCTATATCGAGACCCTGGCTGGCTGGGAACAACGCCAGCAGCAGGGGCCGCTGGGGTTTGCCGGGGAGACTGACCGGATCTACCTGGCAACCCCGCAGACGCTGAGCATTGTCGACCCACATTGGAGCCGGCGAATTACCTTGACCAGCAGCGGGTCGCGCTCGGCGGTGATCTGGAACCCTTGGACCGAGCGGGCCAAGGATCTGCCGGACATGGCCGATGACGGGTGGCAGCGGATGCTGTGCATCGAGACGGCGAACGTGTGGGATGACCTGGTGGAATTGAAGCCTGGGGCCAGCAGCTCGCTGGGGGTCAGGATTGGCTGTGAAATGATCTGAGTCTTGCAGTGCCTGTTCGGGCCCCTTCGCGGGTAAACCCGCTCCCACAGGGTCTCCACAATATTCAGGGTTTGTGGAGACCCTGTGGGAGCGGGTTTACCCGCGAAAGGGCCGGCGCAGGCAATCAGAGGTCGGCGTCTTCCACCACCCTGACCTTCCCCGCATCCAGCGCATAGGCCGCATCGGCCAGGTCATTGCTGACCTTCTCCACCTTCAGCTTGCCGCTGACCCACAGCGGTGTGTAGATGTCATCGATCTTCAGGCCTTTCGGGTAGCGCACCAGCACCAGCTGGTTAGGCGGTGGTGGCGGCACATGGATGCACGCGCCCGGGTATGGCACCAGGAAGAACAGTGTGCTGTTGCCCTTGGCGTCGCTCTCCAGCGGCACCGGGTAGCCACCCAGGCGAATGTCCTTGCCGTTCATGGCCGCCACGGTCTTGGTCGAGTACATCACCGCCGGCAGGCCCTTGCCCTGCTTCAGGCCGCCCTTGTCGGTAAAGGTGCCCATGGCTTCCGGCGAGTTGTGGTCGATTTCGGGCATTTGCTCGAGCGCCTGCTGGTCCGACTCGGGCATCAGCTCCAGCCAGTCGGTTTCAGGCAGTTCGGCATGGGCCAGGGCGCTGGCCAACAGCAGTGGAGCGAGGAAAAAGGCACGCATGAAAATGCTCGGCAACTCGAATGAATTGCCGGGCATTCTAACCACTATTCAGCGTTTCTTGATGAATCCGTAGACCACCAGAAGGATCACGGCACCGACCAGCGCGCCAAGGAAACCCGAAACCTGCCCGGCCTGGTAGATGCCCAGCGCCTGGCCGCCGTAGGTGGCCAGCAGGGAGCCGGCAATCCCCAGCAGGATGGTCATGATCCAGCCCATGCTGTCGTCGCCCGGCTTGATGAAGCGGGCCAGCAGGCCGACGATAAGGCCGATGAAGATGGTTCCGATGATACCCATGGCAATCCCTCTGCAGTGAAGATGGAACAAGCCAAAGCCTAGACAGCGCTTTGGCTTGTCGCCATTTCAGAGGGCAAGCCGCTGTAGAAGTTCGATCAGTTGCCGATCAGGGCTTCCACTTCGGCAATCTTGCGCTCGAGGGTGGCCATGTCGTGGCAGCGCAGGGTGGCGTGGCCAACCTTGCGACCGACCTTGAAGGCCTTGCCGTAGTGGTGCAGGTGGCAATCACCGATGGCAACCACCTTGTCCACTGCCGGCACTTCACCGATGAAGTTGAGCATCGCGCTCTCGCCGACCTTGGCGGTCGAGCCCAGCGGCAGGCCGGCGACGGCCCGCAGGTGGTTCTCGAACTGGCTGCACTCGGCGCCCTCGATGGTCCAGTGCCCGGAGTTGTGCACACGCGGGGCGATTTCGTTGGCCTTCAGGCCACCATCGACTTCGAAGAACTCGAAGGCCATCACGCCCACATAGTCCAGTTGCTTGAGCACGCGGCCCACGTAGTCTTCGGCCAGGGCCTGCAGCGGGTGCGCCTGGCTGGCGACCGACAGGCGCAGGATGCCGCTTTCGTGGGTGTTGTGCACCAGCGGGTAGAAGCGGGTTTCGCCATCGCGGGCACGCACGGCCACCAGCGACACTTCGCCGGTGAACGGCACGAAGCCTTCCAGCAGGCACGGTACGCTACCCAGCTCGGCAAAGGTACCGACCACGTCCTCAGGCGTGCGCAGTACCTTCTGGCCCTTGCCGTCGTAACCCAGGGTGCGGGTTTTCAGCACGGCCGGCAGGCCGATGCTGGCCACCGCGGCGTCCAGGTCGGCCTGCGAGAGGATGTCGGCGAAGGCCGGGGTGGGGATACCCAGGTCGCGGAACATGCTCTTCTCGAACAGGCGGTCACGGGCGATGCGCAGCGCTTCGGCGCTGGGGTACACCGGCACGAACTGCGAGAGGAAGGCCACGGTCTCGGCCGGGACGCTTTCGAACTCGAAGGTGACCAGGTCGACTTCGTCGGCCAACTGGCGCAGGTGATCCTGGTCGCCGTAGTCGGCACGCAGGTGCTCGCCCAGCGGCGCGGCGCAGGCGTCCGGCGCCGGGTCAAGGAAGGCGAAGTTCATGCCCAGCGGGGTACCCGCCAGAGCCAGCATGCGGCCCAGCTGGCCGCCACCGATTACACCGATCTTCATGGGTTGAGCCTCAAGCCTGGCGCGGGTCTGGGTTGTCCAGCACGGTGTCGGTCTGTTCCGTGCGGAACTGCTTGAGCGCCGCGTGGTACTGCGGGTACTTGGCGCCAAGGATGCTGGCCGACAGCAGCGCGGCGTTGACCGCACCGGCACGGCCGATGGCCAGGGTGGCTACCGGTACGCCGGCTGGCATCTGCACGATCGACAACAGCGAATCGACACCCGACAGCATCGACGATTGCACGGGCACGCCCAGCACCGGCAGGTGGGTCTTGGCGGCGCACATGCCTGGCAGGTGGGCTGCACCACCGGCACCGGCGATGATCACCTCGATGCCACGGCCCTCAGCCTCCTCGGCATACTGGAACAGCAGATCCGGGGTGCGGTGGGCGGAAACCACCTTCACTTCGTAGGGAATGCCGAGTTTTTCCAGCATATCGGCGGTGTGGCTAAGGGTGGACCAATCGGACTTGGAGCCCATGATCACGCCAACCAGTGCACTCATCGTCGAGCCTCTTCGCTTGTGCGCCCTTGGGCGCGTCAAAAAACAACAAGCCACGCGGGACGACCGGCGTGGCTTGTTTGCTGATCAGGACCGGACGCATCCGGTCGAAAGGCCGCGCAGTATACCGTAAGGTGGTGCGTTTAAGGCACCCCGGCGACCAACTGTCGCCCCTTATTTTTCGGGGCTTTGGCTGACTTTCGGGTCAACCATTGCCGCCCCTTCGAGCTTGCGCCACAACAGCCTTACATTGGCCTTGCGCACCAGTGCGCAGCGGTACAGGCGAATTTCCAGCGGCACATGCCACTGGCTACCGCCACAGATCGCCAGTTCGCCCCGCTCCAGTTCGCCGCGCATCGACAGCCGCGGCACCCAGGCGATGCCCATGCCTTCCAGCGCCATGCTCTTGAGACTGTCTGCCATGGCGGTTTCATAGACGGTGGTATAGCGCAGGTTGCGCTGGCGCAGCAGCAAATTGACCGAGCGACCGAGGAAAGCGCCGGCGGTATAGGCCAGCAGCGGCACGCTACCCTCGCCTTCCAGGTCGAACAACGGCTTGCCGTCGGCATCCACGGCGCATACCGGCAACATTTCAGTGGTACCCATGTGCAGCGACGGGAAGATTTCGGCATCCATCTGCAGGGCGGCATCCGGGTCATAGAAGGCCAGCATCAGGTCGCAGCCACCTTCGCGCAATGCATGCACGGCATCTCCGACGTTGGTCGCAACCAGGCGGGTGGCGATGTTCAACCCGTCGTTGCGCAACTGGGCCACCCAACGTGGGAAAAAGCCCGATGCCAGGGAGTGTGCCGCGGCCACCTGCACCACCTCGCCCTGGCCACCTTCCAGATGATGCAAATGGCGGAGAATTTCGCTCAACTGGTCGACAACAGTACGCGCCGTGACGAGAAACAGCTGCCCGGCCTCGGTCAGTTCGATCGGCGTGCGGGAACGGTTCACCAACTGCAGGCCCAAGGCGGCTTCCAGGCTGCGAATACGTCGGCTGAAGGCCGGTTGGGTGACGAAACGCCGCTCTGCCGCCTGGGAAAAACTGCGGGTGGCGGCCAGCGCGCTGAAGTCTTCCAGCCATTTGCTTTCAAGGTTCACGAAGCACATCTCCTGGCGTGCACCAAAATGGAACACGCTCGAATGTCAATTGGCGTCACATGAAACACTATGCCGTTTGTGCATAGGTTAGCGTGCAACAGCATTGGCCGCAAAATCACCTTCAGGCCTAGGATTGGCGCCATTCCGGCATGTGCCGGGTCAAAATCGAGATGATATACATCATGTCCTCCGCTGCATCGTTCCGCGTCGAAAAAGACTTGTTGGGCACCCTTGAAGTTCCTGCAGATGCCTACTACGGCATCCAGACCCTGCGCGCTGCCAACAACTTCCACCTCTCCGGTGTTCCGCTGTCGCACTACCCGAAGCTGGTCGTGGCCCTGGCCATGGTCAAGCAGGCTGCTGCCGACGCCAACCGTGAGCTGGGTCACCTGAGCGATGCCAAGCACGCTGCCATCACCGCAGCCTGCGCCCGCCTGATCAAAGGCGATTACCACGACCAGTTCGTGGTGGACATGATCCAGGGCGGTGCTGGTACTTCTACCAACATGAACGCCAACGAAGTCATCGCCAACGTCGCGCTGGAGGCCATGGGCCACCAGAAGGGTGAGTACCAGTACCTGCACCCGAACAACGACGTGAACATGGCGCAGTCGACCAACGACGCCTACCCGACGGCCATCCGCCTGGGCCTGCTGCTGGGCCACGACGCCCTGCTGGCCAGCCTCGACAGCCTGATCCAGGCCTTCGCTGCCAAGGGTAAAGAGTTCGATCACGTACTGAAGATGGGCCGTACCCAGCTGCAGGACGCCGTACCGATGACCCTGGGCCAGGAATTCCGCGCCTTCGCCACCACCATGACCGAAGACCTGCAGCGCCTGCGCTCGCTGGCCCCGGAACTGCTGACCGAAATCAACCTGGGCGGTACCGCCATCGGCACCGGCATCAACGCCGACCCTGGCTACCAGGCCCTGGCCGTGCAGCGCCTGGCTGCCATCAGCGGCCAGCCGCTGGTACCGGCTGCCGACCTGATCGAAGCCACCTCCGACATGGGCGCCTTCGTGCTGTTCTCCGGCATGCTCAAGCGTACCGCCGTCAAGCTGTCGAAGATCTGCAACGACCTGCGCCTGCTGTCCAGCGGCCCACGCACCGGCATCAACGAGATCAACCTGCCAGCGCGTCAGCCAGGCAGCTCGATCATGCCAGGCAAGGTCAACCCGGTTATCCCGGAAGCCGTCAACCAGGTGGCCTTCGCCATCATGGGCAACGACCTGGCCCTGACCGTCGCCGCCGAAGGTGGCCAGCTGCAGTTGAACGTGATGGAGCCGCTGATCGCCTACAAGATCTTCGACTCGATCCGCCTGCTGCAACGCGCCATGGACATGCTGCGCGAGCACTGCATCGTCGGCATCACCGCCAACGAACAGCGCTGCCGTGAACTGGTCGAGCACTCGATCGGCCTGGTCACCGCCCTGAACCCGTACATCGGCTACGAAAACGCCACCCGTATCGCCCGCGTTGCCCTGGAAACCGGCCGCGGCGTGCTGGAACTGGTGCGCGAAGAGAAGCTGCTGGACGACGCGATGCTCGACGACATCCTGCGTCCGGAAAACATGATCGCTCCCCGTCTGGTTCCGCTGAAGGCGTAACCAGGCCGCTGTAAACAGTCTCACCAGGTCGAGGGACTAGACACCTCTCAACCTTTCCAAGGCCCGAGCCTATGCTTCGGGCCTTTTTTTTCGCCTGCAGGATTTTGCGGCTGACTTGCAGCCCTATCGGCACACAACTTGCTCGATAATGCGTCCCAGCCCAACGGGATTACCCAGCATGCTGCATAGCCACCTCACCACCCTCAACGCGGTTTCGCTGATCCTCAACGTCTTCCAGGCAGACGGTTGCGAGGCGTCGGCGCTGCTGGCCGGCAGCGGCATCGGCCCGGCAGACCTGGGCCATGCCGATGCGCGCATCACCACCCAGCAGGAACTGCAGGTGTGCGCCAACGCCGTTGCCCGGCGCGAGGATATCGGCCTGGAACTGGGCCGGCGCATGCATGTGTCGTGCTACGGCATGCTCGGTTACGCCCTGCTCTCCAGTGCCACTTTGGGTGACGCCTTGCGCCTGGCGCTGCAGTATCCGGCACTGCTGGGAACAGTCTTCAAGCTGCGTTTGCTCGACGACGGCCAGCGCGTCTGGTTCAGCGCCAGCGATTACCACGACAGCCCGGCGCTGACCGCCTTCAACGCCGAGTTCTGCCTGGTGTCGCTGAAGGTCATCTGCGACGACCTGCTCGGTCGCCCGTTGCCCCTGCTGGGCGCCCGTTTCGAGCACCCGCGGCCTGGCTACCACGCGCTCTATGCCGGGGCGTTCCAGGGCCCGGTCCGTTTCGACGCCGAGGACAATGCCTTTGCCTTCGAACGGCGCTGGCTGGACACGCCACTGCCACTGGCCGACCCGATTACCCACAAGGCCATGAGCGAACGCTGCCGGCGCCTTAACCTGGAGTTCACCGGCCGCCAGGCCTGGCTGGGGCGGATTCGCCAACTGCTGGCGCAGCAACTGGATGCAGCGCCCGGGCTGGAAGGGCTGGCGCGACAGATGAACTGCTCATCGCGCACCCTGCGCCGGCACTTGCAGGCGCTGGGCAGCAGTTATCAACAGCTGCTGGATGAACTGAGGTTCGAGCGGGCCAAGCAGTTGCTGGCCGATGAGCAGATGCCGATCTACCGGATTGCCGAGTCCCTGGGGTTCAGCGAGACCGCCAGTTTCCGGCATGCCTTCCAGCGTTGGAGTGGTGTCGCGCCCAGCCATTTTCGCGGTTGACCTGCACCGGCCTCTTCGCGGGCTCGCCCGCTCCCACAGGATCTCCACAACCCTTGAATATTCTGGTGTACCTGTGGGAGCGGGCAAGCCCGCGAAGAGGCCGGTACAGGAAAACCTGGCCAAAGAGCTTGGCCACATCGATCCCCTTTTGGCCACTTGCGTCGTTCTCCCCCACTGGCCCGCCCATGAAAATGGACCCACGCCAGTACCCACCGGAGAACAACAATGCTGACGATCTATTCCGATGACCACCGCCTGCACCACGGCCGCTGCGAGCTGATCGACGGCAAGCTGATGCCCTGCTTCGAAATGCCGTCACGCGCCGACCATGTGCTCGACCAGGTCAAAAAGCGCAACCTCGGCGACATCCAGGGCCCCACCGACTTCGGCCGCGCCCCTTTGCTGCGCATCCACAGCGCCGATTACCTGAACTTCTTCGAAGGCGCCTGGGCGCGCTGGGCCGCACTGGGCCAGGAAGGCGACCTGCTGCCGTTCACCTGGCCCGCACGCACCCTGCGCCAGGTAAAACCCACCGGCCTGCACGGTGAACTGGGTTATTACAGCTTCGATGCCGGTGCACCGATCACCGCCGGCACCTGGCAGGCCGCCTACAGTGCCGCCCAGGTCGCCCTCACCGCCCAGGCGGCGATTCAGCAAGGCGCACATTCCGCCTTTGCCCTGTGCCGCCCGCCAGGGCACCACGCGGCTGGCGAAGTCATGGGCGGCTATTGCTACCTGAACAACGCCGCCATCGCCGCCCAGGCCTTCCTCGACCAGGGCCGGCGCAAGGTCGCCATCCTCGACGTCGATTACCATCACGGCAACGGCACCCAGGACATCTTCTACAACCGCAACGATGTGTTCTTCGCCTCGATCCACGGCGATCCGCGCGACGAGTTCCCGTTCTTCCTCGGCTATGCCGACGAAACCGGCGAGGGTGCCGGCCAAGGCTGCAACATCAACTACCCACTGCCGGCCGGCAGCGACTGGGCCGCCTGGAGCGACGCCCTGGAGGACGCTTGCCAGCGTATCGCCGCCTATGACGCCGACGTGCTGGTGATCTCCCTGGGCGTCGACACCTTCAAGGACGACCCGATCTCACAGTTCAAGCTGGACAGCCCGGACTACCTGGAAATGGGCAAGCGCATCGCCCGGCTCGGCAAGCCGACCCTGTTCGTGATGGAAGGCGGCTACGCTGTGGAAGAAATCGGTATCAACGCAGTCAATGTGCTGGAAGGCTTCCAGCGCGCCCAGCCAGGAGCCCGATAATGGTCCGACTCAAGCGCCTGCTCGCCCCGTTCATCGCCGCGAGCCTGTTCACCGGTGCCCTGCAAGCCCAGGCCGAACAGCGCACCCTGCGGGTGTACAACTGGTTCGACTACATCACCCCGCAAACCCTCACCGAGTTCAAGAAGGACAGCGGGGTGAAGCTGGTGTATGACATCTTCGACACCAACGAGGCGCTGGAAGCCAAGCTGCTGACCGGCAACTCCGGGTATGACGTGGTGGTGCCGTCCAACGTGTTCCTCGCCAAGCAGATCGAAGCGGGGGTGTTCCAGCCGCTTGACCGCAGCAAGCTGCCGAACTGGCAGCACCTGGACCCGGCACTGATGAAGCTGATCGAGGCCAACGACCCCGGCAACAAGTTTGCCGTGCCCTACATGTACGGCACCGTACTGATCGGCTTCAACCCGGCCAAGGTCAAAGCTGCGCTCGGCGACAACGCCCCGGTGGACAGCTGGGATCTGATCTTCAAGGAAGAGAACATCGCCAAGCTCAAGCAGTGCGGCGTGGCCCTGCTCGACTCGCCCTCGGAGATTCTGCCACTGGCATTGCAGTACCTGGGCCTGCCACCGAACAGCGACAAGCCGGCTGATTACAAGAAAGCCGAAGCGCTGATGCTGAAGATCCGCCCGCACATCACCTACTTCCATTCCTCGAAATACATGGCCGACATCGCCAATGGCGATATCTGCGTGGCTGTGGGCTACAGCGGCAGCTTCTCGCAGGCCGCCAACCGCGCCCGCGATGCGAAGAATGGCGTGGTGGTGGACATGCGCCTGCCCAAGGAAGGTGCGCCGATCTGGTTCGACATGCTGGCGATTCCGAAGAACGCGGCCAACCCGGAAGATGCCCATGCATTCATCAACTACCTGCTGCAGCCCGAGGTAATTGCACCGATCAGCGACTTTGTCGGCTACCCGAACCCGAACAAGGATGCGACCGACAAGGTGAGCCCGGCGATTCGCAACAACCCCAACCTGTACCCGACGGCGGAGGCGATGGCCAAGCTGTATACCCTCAAGCCCCTGGCGCGAGATGCAGAGCGGGCGCGGACCCGGGCCTGGACGCGGATCAAGTCCGGTACCTGAGTCGCCTGCTTCGCGGGCACGCCCGCTCCCACAGGATCTGCGCCACACTCAAGGCCAGCGCTGTACCTGTGGGAGCGGGTTTACCCGCGAATAGGCCGCCAAGCCTTGCGCAATTTCATCAACGCCTCGGCAATCTCCCCCTCCGGCACCGCCGCAAACCCCAGCACCAGCCCTGCCCTTTTATCCACAGGTACCTCGCTGTCCGCCAGCCAGAAATTGCTCAGCGGCGTCACCTCCACCCCCACCGCTTCAGCCTTGGCCACCAGTTCCTGCTCCCGCGCAAAGTTATCCACATCGACTTTCACATGCAGCCCGGCCGCCACTTCCGGCATGCCGCCCAACCCCGGAATATCCACAGGCCAGCCGGCCTTGAGCACATTTCGCCGGCTCAACGCCGCCTTGCGCATGCGCCGGATATGCCGCTGGAAGTGCCCCCGTGCCATGAACTCGGCCATCACGCACTGGCTACTGACCTCCGAATGCCGCACCGCCAGCGCCCTGGCCTGGCTGAACGCCTGCGCCAGTTGCGCCGGCAATACCAGGTAGCCCAGGCGCAACGCCGGAAAGGCGATCTTGCCGAAGGTACCGACGTACAGCACCCGCCCGTGGCGGTCGAGCGCAGCAAGCGGGGCCAAGGGCGCACCGCTGTAACGGTATTCGCCGTCGTAGTCGTCTTCGATGATCCAGCCATCGCTGCGCTCGGCCCAGGCCAGCAATTCCAGGCGTCGCGCCAGGCTCATGGTCACCCCGGTCGGGTACTGGTGGGCCGGCGTGACATAGACCAGCCGGCAATCCGCCAGCTGCCCGAGCCGGCGACAGTCCATGCCGTCCTCGTCCACTGGCACGCCATGCAACCTGCCACCGGCCAGCGCAAAGGCATGCCCAGCTGCGCGGTAACCCGGGTTTTCCACAGCCACGCCGTCGCCCGGCTGCAACAGCAACTGTGCACAAAGGCTGATGGCCTGCTGCGCACCACTGGTGATCACAATTTGTTCAGCCGTACAAGTCAGTCCACGCGAGCGACGCAGGTAGGCCGCGATCAGTTCGCGCAGCAGCGGCTCTCCTGCCGGGTCGCCATAGCCCAATTGCGCCGGAGCCGGGTTGCGCCAGAAACCCGCCTGCAGCTTGGCCCAGACGTCGAACGGGAACAGATCGAACGCCGGAATACCGACGCGAAAAGCACGCGGAGCACCGCTTCTTGGCGGCGGCAAATGGTTACTTTTCAGGCGCAGCAAAGGCTCACTGGTACGTCGGCTGCTGGATAAATCCTCAGTATTTTCGGAAGGAAATGTGGATAAGTCTGTTGATAACAGCCAGGATAACCCTGTGGATACTTGTGTGGATAGTTTTGCGGCGGAAAGTTTCGGTAGCTGGCTGACATAGGTGCCGTCGCCTACCCGGCTTTCGATGTAGCCCTCCGCATACAGCTGGTCATAGGCCCGCACCACGCTGTTGCGTGACAGCGCCAGCATGGCAGCCAGATCTCGGGTGGCCGGCAGCCGCGTGCCACTGCTCAGGCGCCCGTCCAGCACCCGCGCACGCAGCGCCTGGTACAACTGCTGGCTGAGCCCGCGGCGGCGATCGAGGGCGATCCCGGCAGGGTCGAAAGGCAATACGAGGGGGCGCTCGCTCATGGCATTGGACCTATGAAATCAGCTTTGAATGGATCTTACTATGAACCAATAGCCTGCCTAGGATGGCGCCATCGCACAAGGAAACCGAGCATGTACAACAGCAAACCCCATCAGGAACACGACCTCGGGCGTCTGCACCAGCACATGCTCGACACCCGACTGGCCATCCTGGTCAGCCAGGGCGAGCAAGGCCTGCTGGCCACGCACCTGCCGGTGCTGGTCGATATCGCCGAAGGCGAATTCGGCACCGTCTATGCCCACCTGGCGCGGGTCAACCGCCAGTGGCACGACCTGGAGCAAGGTGGCGAAGCCCTGCTGGTGTTTCCCGGCGCCGATGCCTATGTCAGCCCCGGCTACTACCCGAGCAAGGCCGACAACCCCAAGGTGGTGCCAACCTGGAACTACCTGGCCGTGCACGCCTATGGCCCGGCAGAAGTGATCCACGACGCCGAGCCTCTGCTGGCCATTGTCAGTCGCCTCACCGAGCGCCACGAACAAGGCCGCAGCGAACCGTGGAAAGTCACCGACGCCCCGCGTGACTACCTCGACGGCATGCTCCGCGCCATCGTCGGCATCCGCCTGCCCATCGCTCGCCTGCAAGGCGCGCGCAAGCTCAGCCAGAACCGCTCTGAGCAAGACATTGCCGGCGTGCGTGAAGGCCTGAGCGCCAGCCCCGATTACCTGGATAACCAACTCGCGGCGCATATGCGCCAACTCTGAAGGAACAGCCCATGTCCAGCGTTACCCTGCGTCCTGTCACCCCCGAAGATCACGCTGCCTGGCACGCCCTGTGGCAGGCCTACTTGCATTTTTATGAATCCGAACTGGCCGAAGAGATCAGCCTCAGCACCTGGCAACGCCTGCTCGACCCGAGTGAACCGACCCATTCAGCCCTGGCCTGGGTCGATGGCAAGGCGGTGGGCATGGTCAACTTCATCTACCATCGTTCCAACTGGAGCATCGGCAACGCCTGCTATCTGCAGGACCTGTACGTGGACAGCGCGCAGCGCGGCCTGGGAATTGGCCGCCAGCTGATCGAGCACGTCTACGCCAGAGCCAAGGCCGACAACTGCAGCAAGGTGTACTGGGTGACCCACGAGACCAACGCCACCGCCATCAGCCTGTACCAGCAGGTTGCCGAGCGCTCGGGCTTCATTCAATTCCGCAAAGAGTTCTAAGCCGAACATGACCGACGCATTGAACTGGAAACCCGCTGCAGCACCCAAGGCCGAGCCCATCGACGGCCGCTTCATCCGCCTGGAAAAGCTCGACCCGGCGCGCCATGGCGACGACCTATGGGAGGCGCTGCAAGGCCCGGCTGCCGACCCGCTGCTGTGGGACTACCTGCCCTATGGCCCGTTCGCCGAACGTGCCGCCTTCGATCGCT
This genomic interval carries:
- a CDS encoding acyl-CoA thioesterase yields the protein MIELEQEDPIPQGDLALQITALPRETNGFGDIFGGWLVAQMDLAGTAMASRVAGGRVATVAIDRMAFLVPVAVGAQLSFYTQTLEIGRSSIQMMVEVWSDDPLSSEWRKVTEAVFVFVAIDGSGRTRSVPRR
- a CDS encoding D-hexose-6-phosphate mutarotase; the encoded protein is MATFQVVTEQHGELNCWRISSDHAELLIAQQGAQILSYQRVGQPPLLWLSDQAIFRQGKSVRAGVPVCWPWFGNLQRNPQAVQAMYRGEQAPAHGLARARDWQLLGIEEAGDGLRIEFELPEAQGDLPGWPHDVELKLVVELGEDLLLNLTSRNMGNTPVTISQALHSYFAVSDVRQARVEGVEGLGYIETLAGWEQRQQQGPLGFAGETDRIYLATPQTLSIVDPHWSRRITLTSSGSRSAVIWNPWTERAKDLPDMADDGWQRMLCIETANVWDDLVELKPGASSSLGVRIGCEMI
- a CDS encoding DUF3299 domain-containing protein, translating into MRAFFLAPLLLASALAHAELPETDWLELMPESDQQALEQMPEIDHNSPEAMGTFTDKGGLKQGKGLPAVMYSTKTVAAMNGKDIRLGGYPVPLESDAKGNSTLFFLVPYPGACIHVPPPPPNQLVLVRYPKGLKIDDIYTPLWVSGKLKVEKVSNDLADAAYALDAGKVRVVEDADL
- a CDS encoding GlsB/YeaQ/YmgE family stress response membrane protein; amino-acid sequence: MGIIGTIFIGLIVGLLARFIKPGDDSMGWIMTILLGIAGSLLATYGGQALGIYQAGQVSGFLGALVGAVILLVVYGFIKKR
- a CDS encoding 5-(carboxyamino)imidazole ribonucleotide synthase yields the protein MKIGVIGGGQLGRMLALAGTPLGMNFAFLDPAPDACAAPLGEHLRADYGDQDHLRQLADEVDLVTFEFESVPAETVAFLSQFVPVYPSAEALRIARDRLFEKSMFRDLGIPTPAFADILSQADLDAAVASIGLPAVLKTRTLGYDGKGQKVLRTPEDVVGTFAELGSVPCLLEGFVPFTGEVSLVAVRARDGETRFYPLVHNTHESGILRLSVASQAHPLQALAEDYVGRVLKQLDYVGVMAFEFFEVDGGLKANEIAPRVHNSGHWTIEGAECSQFENHLRAVAGLPLGSTAKVGESAMLNFIGEVPAVDKVVAIGDCHLHHYGKAFKVGRKVGHATLRCHDMATLERKIAEVEALIGN
- the purE gene encoding 5-(carboxyamino)imidazole ribonucleotide mutase, whose amino-acid sequence is MSALVGVIMGSKSDWSTLSHTADMLEKLGIPYEVKVVSAHRTPDLLFQYAEEAEGRGIEVIIAGAGGAAHLPGMCAAKTHLPVLGVPVQSSMLSGVDSLLSIVQMPAGVPVATLAIGRAGAVNAALLSASILGAKYPQYHAALKQFRTEQTDTVLDNPDPRQA
- a CDS encoding LysR substrate-binding domain-containing protein, coding for MNLESKWLEDFSALAATRSFSQAAERRFVTQPAFSRRIRSLEAALGLQLVNRSRTPIELTEAGQLFLVTARTVVDQLSEILRHLHHLEGGQGEVVQVAAAHSLASGFFPRWVAQLRNDGLNIATRLVATNVGDAVHALREGGCDLMLAFYDPDAALQMDAEIFPSLHMGTTEMLPVCAVDADGKPLFDLEGEGSVPLLAYTAGAFLGRSVNLLLRQRNLRYTTVYETAMADSLKSMALEGMGIAWVPRLSMRGELERGELAICGGSQWHVPLEIRLYRCALVRKANVRLLWRKLEGAAMVDPKVSQSPEK
- the aspA gene encoding aspartate ammonia-lyase, which codes for MSSAASFRVEKDLLGTLEVPADAYYGIQTLRAANNFHLSGVPLSHYPKLVVALAMVKQAAADANRELGHLSDAKHAAITAACARLIKGDYHDQFVVDMIQGGAGTSTNMNANEVIANVALEAMGHQKGEYQYLHPNNDVNMAQSTNDAYPTAIRLGLLLGHDALLASLDSLIQAFAAKGKEFDHVLKMGRTQLQDAVPMTLGQEFRAFATTMTEDLQRLRSLAPELLTEINLGGTAIGTGINADPGYQALAVQRLAAISGQPLVPAADLIEATSDMGAFVLFSGMLKRTAVKLSKICNDLRLLSSGPRTGINEINLPARQPGSSIMPGKVNPVIPEAVNQVAFAIMGNDLALTVAAEGGQLQLNVMEPLIAYKIFDSIRLLQRAMDMLREHCIVGITANEQRCRELVEHSIGLVTALNPYIGYENATRIARVALETGRGVLELVREEKLLDDAMLDDILRPENMIAPRLVPLKA